Part of the Uloborus diversus isolate 005 chromosome 9, Udiv.v.3.1, whole genome shotgun sequence genome is shown below.
aaattcgttACAAAATTAGtgtgcagcatgggggtgtgcacctcgaaaggaaaattcgattttgttctttttctactccaattttaagaacattttcccgaacataattatcataagatggatgagtaaattaccaagttataacatggaaccgtaacatgggcaaaccaattggcgagaaattcaccatacattatttgtaaataaataggcgaaccaaaagaccttttaattttcgactacgggcaaagccgtgcgggtgtcgCTGGGGATGAATGGGACTAAATATGACCTCATTCAGGGTCGTCCACCTAAAAGGGGGCCCATGACGCAActgtgaaattgaaatttttagaaggggggggggggtNNNNNNNNNNNNNNNNNNNNNNNNNNNNNNNNNNNNNNNNNNNNNNNNNNNNNNNNNNNNNNNNNNNNNNNNNNNNNNNNNNNNNNNNNNNNNNNNNNNNggattcaggggagggtcaaagggtcagctgacccccctgtgacaagaatttttttacgactattataaaacttcaactttttattttaatcggGAAAATTAGTTCATGGAatcaatattaaactttttccaaCTATGGTCTATAGTTGTGGtttcatatatttcaaaactTACGGTAATGTAACCAGTCTGTCTGCCTAAAGAAAAGGGCAGTtgagttttgttgaaaatttgagGAAGTATGATCCATAGCGCaggttgcgccattaaaaatttaaaggaggGGGATTTGATAGGGTTGTGCTTCcatttgggcgggggggggggggaggggtgcacaTCACCCTTGGACGGGAGGCATCCCTGCTTAACTAATATTTTTTCCATAGGATGTATAACATTGACctttgaaacttgaccccccttacaagaatttctggatccgcccctgactcTATAAAACATATGAAGTAAGCTACATTAAACAAATGTATTCAAGTTGGAACTATAGAAAAATATCAGATCTACCGGTATGTTGTATTCGTTTATGAACGGGAAGAAAATGAcgcatttttaaattgatttctggGGAGTTTCATGGTGAATGCGAAAGGAAATCCTACCCTGGCTCTGCCATTTTGTGGCGAGTGGCCGAAAATTCCCGTATGCTACCATTGTCCACATGCAGTACTTTTTGCTTCCTGTTGAACTTTGCCAGCATCTTGTCAAACTCCTCCACAAACTGCACCCTCTCCGAGTTTCACTCAATCTctctgcaaatatttttgaataggtaaaaattgaaaaaacgaaGATGgcaaaacatattttcaacttgagttctttgcgtttaaagataaggcgGGAGGTATCTGCCACCCATTTACGCATTGTATAGTCAGTTttttacgagaaggcacttcgccacgcctcctcgaacgcagagttccattttacgcgggggtgatcggtaagcaatccacacgcttctaaaggagacaaaaccagacatcctcaacttgggcgtgcattttaatgtgcaaaaaagtcttagtgtcttttacgtcacttgcttcacttgtctgttggggcattccaaggtatttttgacattatgtagagtccgtaacgtgacctttttttgccataactttttaatttaccgtttgatttgcaaattattttaatttcagctggtgtgttggtaggaaaagatcaaaataaaataatatgctaatcaaacagtaaattaaaaagttatggcaaaaaaggtcacgttacggactctatataaatgtcaaaaataccttggaatgcccctgttgccattttagttattcttatattttaaaaactgttgcttttgcaacaaaatgctatgatcccaATATACcctctgccgaaaacagcgaaatggAATCATTGGATACCTCGTAACGAGGGAGGAGTCAggtgccttctcctgaaaaaatACACAATACCATTACGCTTGAAAGAAGTCACaataaaagaaactgaaaattacagaaaatattgttaaatgtatttaaaactgcgtcattttcttcctttttatacaCTGACACTTCACTCTCCGGGGACCCACTGTGCCTTTCACTACGTGATTTAACCAGTTTAGGAACCCCGGAGCTTTTTTATACACTGACAGTAGACCTAATGATGAATCGGACAATGAAATGTTTTGTCAATGAATATTCTTGAAATCAGTTTCCTTCCATTAATTCAAGCAACTGTGTGTGGTAAATCTCTGGGTCTTGAAGATCGTTGAGGGAAAAGGGGTTGAGTGTATAAAATAAGATGTTCCTCCAGTTTCGCTGGCAAGAAATTTCCTGTTTTGCAGTTTCAATCGTAGATTTTGATTTATGTAAGAGGGGAGGGATGTCGGCGAAGCTGGAGATAAACCTAAAATAAGAAGAGTGAAAGCTGACGCAAGGGAATATGAACTACATATTTGACATTTAACACCCTAAGAGGCTCCCGCATAAATCTGAGCAAATGGGTCCCAGAGGAACATAAACTACATATAGATATTTACTATTGTACGGATTAtatatcacaatttttaaaaatcagaaaagcaCACGACTTTACTAATTTTCCTCGTCAAAAGACATGCTGCCGAAGATACGATCAACTTTTTCATGAACAAATACTACGAGATAAAAAAATACTCTTCCGCAGTgaactttttccaataaaatgtttttcgaaaaaaaaaaaaaaaaatgaagctatGAAATTTTAAAGCCAATTTTGGTGAGAACAATCCAAGTATCACCAGGCCCGGCGACGTTTCGAGCCTAAGAGATAAAATTATAGATTTGTATATTTTCGTGTAACGGTTCTTGTTTTTTCCCAACGAGTGTACAAAGGAGCTCAGCTCTCTAGTAAGTTATTTTTAGTCAGTTTATAATCAATCTTATAAGAACTGTTACTTAGCCCTGTTGCGGAATGTACATGTTGTGAACTGTGCTTTGATTGGGCCTTAAATACGTGTTTACTGATTTGCCTGCTGTGTTTTATATTATATGCCtaatttcaggataattttacCAATTGCAAAGATGTGTATTTGTGAACAAAACTGCTGTTTAAACAGAAATTGCTTATCTTTTCAAAGACAGCTGAATTGAAAAtgataacttgtaataatatctAGACattctaaattttgaatttgggtcATTTTACATGTGTAGTAAGGCACTTTGTCGTCATTTTATTCTCTAACTGTTACCTTTTGCCAACGAAACAATGTGCTGCTGTAATGATGTGTCTGTCATCGATGAGGGTGCCTCCGCAAAGTTGCGTTGAGGAGTTGCCATAGAAAATAGCcacctgaaacaaataaaaaatacatgagGTACGGAGACCAAATCTTAAGCTGTAACGGTATTAAAAACCCTTTCAAGAAAGACGATGATCTTCAATTGCAGAGGCTGTCTAACGGTCAAGCCCTCCTGTCAAGTCCATCACGTCGAAACTTTCTTGCTGCTCCTTACGTGTTTAAGTTTAAGATATTTTTACgcagaaggattttttttacgaATCAAACCTCGAGCATGGATTCAGGCGACAGGTCGCAGGCGTTCCATGTGTTCTAACAGTTAAGTATGCTGCCTTTTACTCAAGCGAATTTGGATGCTACCCCCCAGCATGGGTCGAAACGAAAATATACACTTCTGACCTCCCTAGTACTAAACATCAGTcttaagttttgtgaaaaaagttgGGGACTTTTTGGATAAAATAGGGTTGGTCCCGTGAATCATAGGTCTCCTTAACGCGACCAGAAATTTCACAAAACTTGGTTTGCCGACTTCAGTTTCGAGAATGAACTGTGAAGATCCGCTATTTGTGCCCGAATATTACAAATGTTCATGCCCATTCTTTTTCAATTTgtgttttcatattttaatattgattgcCTCCAAAACCAGCAGCTGGATCCGCATCTGTCAAACCTCCCCCATTCCGACAGAAAAATATTCACATTACGGCATCGTTTTAATGCGTTCAAATATATTTAGTTATCCTGTCAGTCCCATATTATTCGCTCCAAAATAATTTTAGCATAATTATGAACATTCGTCGCctaatcttcatatatataatagccgatgatcgagtaatgctgacgtcatcaacaatgaaactcgcaccacgtcatgataatttgataatatgtttcggtaatgtttatcatgcagggaaaggctttattgtgacaaggctgaactcgatcccgtcactggtaagactgtgtcgtttcaggggagtgaagaaacgaaaaaatgatcaacaatCAACGCTACCTACTAAGGTTTAGGGTTAacccattggagttagggttacaatttcagctatcaaaatatccccaaacaagcaatggcttcgtttaaatgtagaagcaattttcgctcttcgtaccttgacgggcgattttctagtaataaataTCTGTTGCTAAATATTCGTCTCTTCCACATTATAGTCAAAATATGCCTCAAAATGAAAGTAAACTTTATCTCACCACTTACCATCCAGGGCCAAATCTTATCCGCCGATTCCCCGCCCACCGTGAAAATCTTCACTCTGTCGACTGATGGTTCTTCTTCGTCCAGCACAGCAGCTCCACTGTAACTTACTGGCTCTGGAGATCTTGGCTCAATTCCTTGGTCCAGAAACTCTTCAAGCAGTGGTTCGTGAAGGACAGCTCCTCCAGTTTCAGGAGACTCCATTCCAGAAGATGGGAACATCTCGGCTTCAGGAGGAGGCATCTTAGCAACAACAGGCGAAGGAGCAGCTTGAACTTGAGGAGGTTTCCCATATATAGGAAACGGATTAGCTGGAGGCGAAGGAGCTGCTTGAATTAGAGGAGGCGGTGGCTTTCCATATATAGGAAAAGGGGAAGCTATAGGCGAAGGAGCAGGTGGACTCTGAGGCGAGTGAAGGATAAAGTCCGGCAAAGGAGCTCCTTGCACAGGAGAAGAAGGTAAGGTTTCAACTGGATAAGGCCCTTGTTGATATTCAGGAGAAATAGAAGTGTGTCTTCTTCCGCAtgcttgaaggaaaaaaataatgaaaactgatGTTATTTTTCACATTCGAAAAAGACTAAATTTTATTAAGAATCTGGAAATATATACTAGGTAATCAATAAGCCTGTACATGTGATGTATTTTACTCTCCGATTCatatataaaaatgtttaaagaaaatgaaaataaaaatagtaacaaCAATAATATAGGGCAATTATACGGTAAACAGACATCAAGAACTATACTCCAATGAGATGTCCAGACTCAATTTGTTCTAGCATATTCCACCTGCTCATGAATGGTACACCGGAACATCCCCTGGTGCTCCTCTAAGAGTCAAATGTGACCGTAAATTCATAATAAACTGCTGTACATAGACTTACAACTGGCCACATTTGAACGTGGTAAAAGAATCCGCCCTACTTGTAAAAAATGCTGGACCTTCCAGTTCCACCTGAGTATCTTCTGGGTTGCATCGGAGTTTGCAAGGCAGACTGCTTAACCTCCGATCCCCGCAGTGTAACTGATTTAATAGCGGTTGACAACCTGCTGGAGCTGGTCGAACTTTATATGTCTAATCTCTTCAAGAGGATAAGCAACCGCAACAACAACGGTAGCAGACGAAAAAGCGGTTGACAACCTGCTGGAGCTGATCTAACATTAGATGTCAGTATGTCAAGAGGATAAGCAACCACAACAACAACGGTATCAGAAGTTCCAATTGTTGCCCAAAGCACCCTTTAAAGATTCCAAATATGTTAGATCCTTGTGTTTCATTGCACGAACTTTATGAAGAGCATGGACTACTTCCACATATAATGCAATTAAACTTTGAAGACTTCTAgaggaaatatttaaatgacatttTTGTAATCGGACTTATCCGTAAGATATGTTCGTTACtgaaccaaaaaatattgttaaactcAGTAATGCCGACCAATGTCAGAGCACTTGAGAACAAGAAATGCGATGGTGAGAGTGCCGACATACTAGTTAGTAAGAACAAATTAGAGTTTGTGTCGGTACAAAGATTTATATAACTGTATCATCTCcttttcctgagaaaatcaaatTTCGCATTTAAGTCTctttcgaaagattttttttttatgttaatgaaGCATAAAAATGTAGCAAAAGATTTGGTTTTGATTGAGGATCGCGATTTTATTGAAGGAACTTCGTTTGTCATCGTAGTTTGTTAAGATGGATCCGTTGAGATTAGGAATTTTGTTAAAGGTGAGCTCataccaaaaaattaaaataataaaaaaacttatgtttaaaagagGAGTATACATCTTATGAAAAGTTTTCATCTTACGTTTCGTTTCATTCTAGAGTCAGCTGGCAATGTTTACCGTTATGCGGCCCTTTTCGTTCTAGAGTTGGTCACTAAGCTAAACGAGGGGTGGCCACAGTTGTCATCCTTTGCCAAGAAGCCTCGAAAAAAATTGCATGACCTCGTTCGCCTTGATCAAAATATCAAACCAGTATACCGTTGACCGTAATGCCGAGTGGTAAAAATCTAGGCTCtagagttggaaaaaaaaaatcatataaattcgagtcccgacttacgcgagggatgcgttccaagattcctcgcgtaagtcgaaatttcgcgttgtgaaaaaatgtatgtttttcaaattttataggaACATACCAAActtttttagacatttgtaaacacccctcaaactgctttcaagcattcctcaactatacattagttttttacataaagaacagaacttttactgtatttaaaagataaaaaaagctgttttattcaacataaaatgcttaaagatgcacaaaatgaatgaccgaCGGGAGGAAAAGACACAAAATAAAACACGGTacacacagtatgtagtaataataaaatgctgcactattaTAGTACTGTAGAGTAGATACAGTAGTAATATTTATGAGATATAAAATGATGGTTTGTGCTCTATGATTAGATTGTTATTCTTATCtgacacatttttaaatacggttgcttcgtcTTTTCTTTAATAACTTTTCTATTTGAGGCATCAACGGcctctcttcctgatctcttaaatctacaatacaagagcagcttccattttcatactatttactttgcttagactctgcaagctttaatattgaaactaagttctgaacttttacagatacctttttattttgacttttaattgtacgtatggaagattcaatCATATACTTTTTGTCGCGCTACCGACGacattttgtagttgttcaagcatatcaaaaatcttaatccttttttttttggtcttgagATAAAACAGCAAACTAACCTGGcattacatttcatcaactttaatatttagcatgaaaaaaactaaaataaatgaaacatactgagtggttatttgatgcactaacaacgcgatgagactagtttgatgtgagaactttcgctgtcagtgatgctaaaggaatgtaATAACAGTCCttggaaatcaatatttagtaaccaataacgaagccttccttccaaaaaattcgTAGTGTGTACCAGGAATTCGTGTTAGCTCTAAAATACGTTACTCggaaaaaattcgcgttatagccatttcgcgtaagttgaatcgcgttgtagcgggagtggACTGTATTGTGGCAAAAATTTAAGAGCTTCAAAGTTACTCTAAGTTAGTCTTTTTGCATTAAACGTAATTGAAAGTtcaaattttgcttaaattgcTTAAAAGAAAGAGTAAGTGCTGCGATTCGACCACCCAGATATCGCTTcatatttttaacccccgaccacaaaggaagggggttttAAGTTTGACGTGTTCTGTGTCACTCTGGCGCCTAAGCGGATGAgccgattttgaaaaagtttttcttttgttcgaaaggagagttgatcgagagtgctaagttgcgtcttcggatgacattaattaatgaaaatatc
Proteins encoded:
- the LOC129229713 gene encoding uncharacterized protein LOC129229713, which codes for MLANIRKRRRNPKVCGWSNTEVPMVCCPRRRTTTSTTETPPPPTTTLRPEHISRISPKACGRRHTSISPEYQQGPYPVETLPSSPVQGAPLPDFILHSPQSPPAPSPIASPFPIYGKPPPPLIQAAPSPPANPFPIYGKPPQVQAAPSPVVAKMPPPEAEMFPSSGMESPETGGAVLHEPLLEEFLDQGIEPRSPEPVSYSGAAVLDEEEPSVDRVKIFTVGGESADKIWPWMVAIFYGNSSTQLCGGTLIDDRHIITAAHCFVGKR